The proteins below are encoded in one region of Alistipes indistinctus YIT 12060:
- a CDS encoding hybrid sensor histidine kinase/response regulator, with the protein MQVEINPSEYTVLIVDDTIANVLLLKVLIGNQKYRIVTAGNGMEALQAVEKESPDLILLDIMMPGMNGYEVAEKLKADPQTQEIPIIFLTALNSTNDIVKGFKTGASDYISKPFNKEELLIRVTHQISLIAAKRLIASQMKELQSTIRGRDRLYSVIAHDLRSPMGSLKMIFNLLMAQLPPEKIGPEMYDMLSMANHTAEETFSLLDNLLKWTKSQIGRLKTVYQEIDMMEVIGDAVTLFSPVASLKNIKIRTEWPDHVDVRVDVDMIKTIMRNLLSNAVKYSPEGSEIIVTVEDLGEKAVVNVRDFGKGIPEEDQPKLFHSDTHFTTYGTHNEEGSGLGLLLCKDFAHKNNGDLWFSSKAGEGSTFSFSVPTRTGAAAMNASADSANAPASL; encoded by the coding sequence ATGCAAGTAGAAATCAATCCTTCGGAATATACGGTGCTGATCGTCGACGATACTATAGCGAATGTCCTGCTGTTAAAAGTGTTGATCGGAAACCAGAAATACAGGATCGTTACCGCGGGTAACGGTATGGAAGCGTTGCAGGCCGTCGAAAAAGAGTCCCCGGACCTGATCCTGCTCGACATCATGATGCCCGGCATGAACGGTTACGAAGTGGCCGAGAAACTGAAAGCCGATCCGCAAACGCAGGAGATTCCGATCATCTTCCTCACGGCACTGAACTCTACCAACGACATCGTCAAAGGGTTCAAGACCGGCGCGTCGGACTACATCTCCAAACCGTTCAACAAGGAGGAACTGCTGATCCGCGTCACGCACCAGATTTCACTAATCGCAGCCAAGCGTTTGATCGCCAGCCAGATGAAAGAACTGCAAAGTACGATCCGCGGCCGCGACCGGCTCTATTCGGTCATCGCGCACGACCTGCGCTCGCCGATGGGTTCGCTCAAGATGATCTTCAACCTGCTGATGGCGCAGCTTCCGCCCGAGAAGATCGGCCCCGAAATGTACGACATGCTTTCGATGGCCAACCACACGGCAGAAGAGACTTTTTCCCTGCTGGACAACCTGCTCAAATGGACCAAATCGCAGATCGGGCGCCTCAAAACCGTATACCAGGAGATCGACATGATGGAAGTGATCGGCGATGCCGTCACGCTCTTCTCTCCGGTCGCTTCGCTGAAGAATATCAAAATCAGGACGGAGTGGCCCGATCATGTCGATGTCCGGGTGGATGTGGATATGATCAAGACGATCATGCGCAACCTGTTGAGCAATGCCGTCAAATACAGTCCCGAGGGCAGCGAAATTATAGTCACGGTGGAAGACCTGGGCGAAAAAGCCGTGGTGAACGTACGCGATTTCGGTAAGGGAATTCCGGAGGAAGACCAGCCCAAGCTGTTCCATTCGGACACCCATTTCACCACCTACGGCACGCACAACGAGGAGGGATCCGGGCTCGGCTTGCTGCTGTGCAAGGACTTCGCCCACAAGAACAACGGAGATTTGTGGTTCTCTTCGAAAGCGGGCGAAGGATCAACTTTCAGTTTTTCCGTTCCCACCCGGACCGGGGCCGCCGCGATGAACGCTTCGGCCGACAGCGCGAACGCACCGGCCAGTTTATAA
- a CDS encoding UDP-glucuronic acid decarboxylase family protein, producing MKRILVTGGAGFIGSHLCARLVNDGHDVICLDNYFTGSKKNVWHLIGRPNFELVRHNVINPYFAEVDEIYNLACPASPVHYQFDPIKTTKTSVMGALNMLGLAKETKARLLQASTSEVYGDPIVHPQTESYWGHVNPIGIRSCYDEGKRCAESLCMDYHRQHGIEIKIIRIFNTYGPGMLPNDGRVVSNFIVQALQGNDLTIYGDGQQTRSFQYVDDLIEGMVRMMASPADFLGPVNLGNPHEFTILELAEKVIRLTGSRSKIAFRELPHDDPRQRQPDITLAREKLDYDPSTQLEEGLKHTIEYFRSLN from the coding sequence ATGAAAAGGATATTAGTGACGGGAGGCGCAGGCTTCATCGGTTCGCATTTGTGCGCACGCCTGGTCAACGACGGGCACGACGTAATCTGCCTGGACAACTATTTTACCGGCAGCAAAAAAAACGTATGGCACCTGATCGGCCGGCCCAACTTCGAGCTGGTGCGCCATAACGTGATCAACCCTTACTTCGCCGAGGTGGACGAAATCTACAACCTCGCATGCCCGGCTTCCCCGGTCCACTACCAGTTCGACCCGATCAAAACGACGAAGACTTCGGTAATGGGCGCCCTCAACATGCTGGGACTGGCCAAAGAGACCAAGGCGCGCCTGTTGCAGGCCTCGACCAGCGAGGTGTACGGAGACCCGATCGTGCACCCGCAGACCGAAAGTTACTGGGGGCATGTCAACCCGATCGGCATCCGGTCGTGCTACGACGAAGGAAAGCGCTGCGCCGAATCGCTTTGCATGGACTACCACCGGCAACACGGCATCGAGATAAAGATCATCCGCATTTTCAACACGTACGGCCCGGGCATGCTGCCCAACGACGGCCGCGTAGTGTCGAACTTCATCGTGCAGGCGCTGCAGGGCAACGACCTGACCATCTACGGCGACGGCCAGCAGACGCGCAGCTTCCAGTATGTGGACGACCTGATCGAAGGCATGGTCCGCATGATGGCGTCCCCGGCCGATTTCCTCGGCCCGGTCAACCTGGGCAACCCGCATGAATTTACGATCCTCGAACTGGCTGAAAAAGTGATCCGCCTGACCGGTTCCCGTTCGAAAATCGCTTTCAGGGAGTTGCCGCACGACGACCCGCGCCAACGCCAACCGGACATTACGCTGGCCCGCGAGAAACTGGACTACGATCCTTCGACGCAACTCGAAGAGGGCCTCAAACACACCATCGAATATTTCCGCTCGCTGAACTAA
- a CDS encoding endonuclease/exonuclease/phosphatase family protein, producing MGKKAVGYLLYNFLILATIGIFLLAVGGWRAPQVDPARSGFYVFLGLALPVVLFANLSLLVYWCVRRKVWLLFPLAALLLNTGYFTAMYQWPGGGDESRPADLKVASYNVHAFREQGADIRQTVRQMAYLFREEGADVVCLEEFVPAPRFGLDSIISRFHDWPHVAAGVAITIFSKYPILDAEVIPFPDTDNSALWVDLLISGQKVRVLAVHLQTTGVDRAQRNLSYQSRNLSVEGSSEAMEQMQASYRANAVVRAQQVARLRQMVDTLRMPLIVCGDFNDMPSSYTYRAMKGDLHDGFKDCGSGYGGTFRHFKGLLRIDYMFYNDAFSGERYYTLDVPYSDHKPVLMDFSFRSGETDHGSGKTGSER from the coding sequence ATGGGAAAAAAGGCAGTAGGTTACCTGTTGTATAATTTCCTGATTCTCGCAACGATCGGGATTTTCCTGCTTGCGGTGGGCGGTTGGCGTGCGCCGCAGGTCGATCCTGCCCGGTCGGGATTCTATGTATTCCTCGGACTGGCGTTGCCGGTGGTGTTGTTCGCCAATCTGTCGCTGCTCGTCTATTGGTGCGTGCGGCGCAAGGTGTGGTTGCTTTTCCCTCTGGCCGCGTTATTGCTCAATACGGGTTACTTTACCGCCATGTACCAGTGGCCGGGCGGCGGGGACGAGTCCCGCCCGGCCGATCTGAAGGTGGCTTCTTACAACGTGCATGCGTTCCGGGAGCAGGGCGCCGATATCCGCCAGACGGTCCGTCAGATGGCTTATCTGTTTCGGGAAGAGGGCGCCGACGTGGTCTGCCTGGAGGAGTTCGTCCCGGCGCCGCGTTTCGGATTGGACAGTATCATCAGCCGGTTCCACGACTGGCCGCATGTGGCGGCCGGCGTTGCGATCACGATTTTCAGCAAATATCCGATCCTCGATGCCGAGGTGATTCCCTTTCCCGATACGGACAATAGTGCGTTGTGGGTAGACCTGCTGATCAGCGGACAAAAAGTCCGCGTACTGGCCGTGCACTTGCAGACGACCGGTGTCGACCGTGCCCAGCGGAACCTCAGTTACCAGAGCCGCAACCTGAGTGTCGAAGGAAGTTCCGAAGCGATGGAGCAAATGCAGGCGAGCTATCGTGCCAATGCCGTTGTCCGTGCGCAGCAGGTGGCGCGGCTCCGGCAGATGGTCGATACGCTGCGCATGCCGTTGATTGTTTGCGGCGACTTTAACGACATGCCCTCATCCTATACCTATCGGGCGATGAAGGGAGATTTACACGATGGATTCAAGGATTGCGGCAGCGGCTACGGCGGTACGTTCCGCCATTTCAAAGGGCTGTTGCGGATCGATTACATGTTCTATAACGATGCTTTTTCGGGAGAGCGCTATTATACGCTGGACGTGCCTTACAGCGACCACAAACCTGTCCTGATGGATTTTTCTTTCCGTTCAGGGGAGACCGATCACGGTTCCGGGAAAACAGGTTCGGAGCGATGA
- a CDS encoding ATP-binding protein, whose translation MSKATVSEQELESLRRDAERFRNLQQVAHVGWWKADFTAREACFSEILADILQVGPEPVPFERCAELIHPDYRERVMHSLDMFPEVDFYDESFPVRSKVGDIWMHSQLASKETGPDGHLFAQGFMRYLSVQEAQHTRESASHMQLKELLTRQNNLSQSLLMLLKHSDEQDVITGLLENLLHQFDGDRTYIFEYDWAKQTHSCRYEVVRDGVTPEIDSLQDIPIDLTLWWSERLKENLPIILSDLDELPPEADGVKAVLAPQGIKSLMVVPLINREGTWGYIGVDIVGQYRIWNEADRQWFLSLANIISVCIELKRSEATIRKEKEYFRNIYMHMPLGYAKMRVAYDPQGKPADYLLEEYNPAVEQILHVQLTGMVGRSIREPGFLISEEIWTDLYETVTRRTVVSNKLYKVRNNRYFNAIVFSTDRDHCTALFSDVTESIRAQKESQRNEAKLQNLYKTIPVGIEIYDKDGVLLDLNDEDMRIFGIERKEDALGVSLFDNPNVSPEEREAMRRGQHIEFSMDYDFGKILSGGYYKSTHTEVRNLLARCTPLRDADGNIDQYVIIVVDNTESNRTYHRLRDIEYRFDYMAEMAQIGLCKWIPRLNSFTASEQWYSNVNTRGPIADIKDAYVKTHPDDFAKLKQFFDDAVAGRAQGFRDVLRVRNGNAWKWIRCTYRVKCEEGNDDIEVIGLNVDITELKQTELRLQEAKLKAEESDRMKSAFLANMSHEIRTPLNAIVGFSNLLIETEDPADKKEYVDIIQRNNEQLLQLISDILDLSKIEAGMVELSYTKIELNLLCQEVVSSYMADTEREVPIVFAGGCDDCYIISDRSKLVQVLSNLINNAIKFTQQGCITVGFRKLQKGIEFYVQDTGIGIVAENIQLIFNRFEKLNHFAHGTGLGLTICRNLVEKLDGTIGVESEPGIGSRFWFTVPYEPAGLHRAEDALLPPSHGLSQISPGKPVILVAEDTDSNFQVLSAILRNDYELLRARDGDEAVRLVEQYRFVAVLMDMKMPVMDGLEATRKIKAVNPTLPVIAVTAYAYDHDREKALQAGCNDYMTKPMDVTELKQKLSEFVKDKH comes from the coding sequence ATGAGTAAGGCTACCGTTTCGGAGCAAGAGCTTGAGTCTTTGCGTCGTGATGCGGAAAGGTTCCGCAACCTTCAGCAGGTGGCGCATGTCGGGTGGTGGAAAGCCGATTTCACAGCCCGGGAAGCCTGTTTTTCGGAGATATTGGCCGATATTCTGCAAGTCGGGCCGGAACCCGTACCGTTCGAGCGATGTGCGGAGTTGATCCACCCAGATTACCGGGAACGGGTCATGCACAGCCTGGATATGTTCCCCGAGGTCGATTTTTACGACGAATCTTTTCCGGTGCGCTCTAAGGTCGGTGATATCTGGATGCATTCGCAGCTCGCTTCCAAAGAGACGGGACCCGACGGGCACCTGTTCGCACAGGGGTTTATGCGGTACCTGTCCGTCCAGGAGGCCCAGCATACGCGGGAGAGTGCGTCCCACATGCAGCTTAAAGAGCTGCTGACGCGGCAGAATAATCTTTCGCAGTCGCTGCTGATGCTGCTCAAGCATTCCGACGAACAGGATGTGATTACCGGTTTGCTCGAAAACCTGCTGCACCAGTTCGATGGCGACCGGACTTATATTTTCGAATACGATTGGGCGAAACAGACCCACAGCTGCCGCTATGAAGTGGTGCGCGACGGGGTTACCCCCGAGATCGACAGCCTGCAGGATATTCCGATCGATTTGACGCTGTGGTGGTCGGAGCGGTTGAAGGAGAACCTGCCGATCATCCTGAGCGACTTGGATGAGCTTCCGCCCGAGGCGGACGGCGTAAAGGCTGTACTCGCTCCCCAGGGGATCAAGTCGCTGATGGTCGTTCCGCTGATCAACCGGGAAGGAACCTGGGGCTATATAGGGGTCGACATCGTCGGCCAGTACCGTATTTGGAACGAGGCCGACCGGCAATGGTTCCTGTCGCTGGCCAACATCATCAGCGTCTGCATCGAGCTCAAACGCTCCGAAGCGACTATCCGGAAAGAAAAGGAGTATTTCCGCAATATTTATATGCACATGCCGCTGGGTTATGCCAAAATGCGTGTGGCTTACGACCCGCAGGGGAAGCCGGCGGATTACCTGCTCGAGGAGTACAATCCCGCCGTCGAGCAAATCTTGCACGTACAGCTTACCGGCATGGTGGGGCGCAGCATCCGGGAACCGGGCTTCCTCATTTCCGAGGAGATATGGACGGACCTGTACGAGACGGTAACCAGGCGGACAGTCGTTTCGAATAAGTTGTATAAGGTTCGTAACAACCGCTATTTCAACGCGATCGTTTTTTCGACCGACCGCGACCACTGCACGGCGCTCTTTTCGGACGTTACCGAGTCGATCCGGGCGCAGAAAGAGTCGCAACGCAACGAGGCGAAATTGCAAAACCTTTACAAGACCATTCCGGTCGGCATCGAGATTTATGATAAGGATGGGGTGCTGCTCGACCTCAACGACGAAGATATGCGTATTTTCGGGATCGAACGGAAAGAGGATGCGCTTGGGGTCAGCCTGTTCGACAATCCGAACGTCTCGCCCGAAGAGCGTGAAGCGATGCGCAGGGGGCAGCACATTGAGTTTTCGATGGATTACGACTTCGGGAAAATTCTTTCGGGCGGATACTACAAAAGCACTCACACCGAAGTCCGGAACCTGCTCGCGCGGTGTACTCCGTTGCGTGATGCGGACGGCAATATCGACCAGTATGTGATCATCGTGGTGGACAACACCGAATCGAACCGCACGTACCACCGGTTGCGCGACATCGAATACCGGTTCGACTATATGGCCGAAATGGCCCAGATCGGCCTTTGCAAGTGGATTCCGCGCCTGAACAGTTTCACGGCGTCCGAGCAGTGGTACAGCAATGTGAATACCCGCGGTCCGATCGCCGATATCAAGGATGCTTACGTCAAGACGCACCCCGACGATTTCGCCAAGCTCAAGCAGTTTTTCGACGATGCCGTCGCCGGTCGGGCGCAGGGGTTCCGGGATGTGCTGCGCGTGCGCAACGGCAATGCCTGGAAATGGATCCGTTGCACGTACCGGGTCAAATGCGAGGAGGGGAATGACGATATCGAGGTGATCGGCTTGAACGTCGATATCACCGAATTGAAACAGACCGAGCTGCGGCTGCAGGAAGCCAAGCTCAAGGCCGAAGAGTCGGATCGCATGAAATCGGCTTTCCTGGCCAATATGAGCCACGAGATCCGCACGCCGCTCAATGCGATCGTGGGTTTTTCGAACCTGCTGATCGAAACCGAAGACCCTGCCGACAAAAAAGAGTACGTCGATATCATCCAGCGCAATAACGAGCAGTTGCTGCAACTGATCTCCGATATCCTCGACCTGTCGAAAATCGAGGCGGGGATGGTCGAACTCTCCTACACCAAGATCGAACTGAACCTGCTTTGCCAGGAGGTCGTCAGCTCTTACATGGCCGATACCGAGCGGGAGGTGCCCATCGTTTTTGCCGGCGGATGCGACGATTGTTACATCATCAGCGACCGCAGCAAGTTGGTCCAGGTGCTTTCGAACCTGATCAACAACGCGATCAAATTCACGCAGCAGGGGTGTATTACGGTGGGGTTCCGCAAGCTTCAGAAGGGGATCGAGTTTTATGTACAGGATACCGGTATCGGCATTGTTGCCGAAAATATACAGTTGATATTCAATCGGTTTGAGAAACTCAACCACTTTGCCCACGGGACGGGTCTCGGTCTGACCATCTGCCGCAATTTGGTGGAGAAGCTGGACGGTACGATAGGTGTCGAATCGGAGCCGGGAATCGGATCCCGTTTCTGGTTTACGGTACCGTATGAGCCCGCCGGTTTGCATCGGGCAGAGGATGCGTTGCTGCCGCCTTCGCACGGTCTTTCCCAGATTTCTCCCGGTAAACCGGTTATTCTGGTGGCCGAGGATACCGACAGCAATTTCCAGGTGCTTTCGGCGATCCTGCGCAACGATTATGAGCTGTTGAGGGCCCGCGACGGCGACGAGGCGGTGCGGCTGGTCGAGCAATACCGTTTCGTGGCGGTGCTGATGGATATGAAAATGCCGGTTATGGACGGTTTGGAAGCGACGCGCAAGATTAAGGCCGTGAATCCGACGCTGCCGGTGATCGCGGTGACCGCCTATGCCTACGATCATGACCGGGAGAAGGCGCTTCAGGCCGGTTGCAACGATTACATGACCAAGCCGATGGATGTGACCGAATTGAAACAAAAGTTGTCGGAGTTCGTCAAGGACAAGCATTGA
- a CDS encoding lipocalin-like domain-containing protein, with translation MKRDNCVRMFLAAALAVGLVSCGGAAGPQTVTGVVVDASMNNIMVRTDAGDTVDISTMDTDPAKVPGVLIDDSVRVVCAGKDVDGVKVLTAQELTVTVHSPYYYIQGTWFEPNPIKASEMQGVTLEADGSAVSVGMATLQFKNWSLADGKVMLTAESIGNGVNAETTDTLQVVKLDADSLVLAQNGQVVWRFGRKK, from the coding sequence ATGAAAAGGGACAATTGTGTACGCATGTTTTTGGCAGCGGCGCTTGCGGTCGGACTGGTGTCGTGCGGTGGGGCCGCAGGTCCGCAGACCGTTACCGGAGTTGTGGTGGACGCTTCGATGAACAACATCATGGTCCGGACCGATGCGGGGGATACGGTGGACATCAGCACGATGGATACCGATCCGGCAAAGGTGCCGGGTGTGCTGATCGACGATTCGGTGCGCGTGGTATGCGCCGGCAAAGACGTGGACGGAGTGAAGGTGCTGACGGCGCAGGAGCTGACCGTGACCGTCCATTCCCCCTATTATTACATTCAAGGGACATGGTTCGAACCCAATCCGATCAAAGCCTCGGAGATGCAGGGCGTTACGCTCGAGGCCGACGGTTCGGCCGTATCGGTGGGTATGGCTACGTTGCAGTTCAAAAATTGGAGCCTTGCCGACGGGAAAGTGATGCTGACCGCCGAGAGTATCGGTAACGGCGTAAACGCTGAAACGACCGATACGCTGCAGGTGGTCAAACTCGATGCCGACTCGCTCGTACTGGCGCAGAACGGCCAGGTGGTGTGGCGTTTCGGGCGGAAAAAGTAA
- a CDS encoding glycosyltransferase family 2 protein: MKTIEILFWIALAIVFYTYAGYGIFLYLLVRVKEALCKRTRIELPEELPEVTLLIAAYNEEAIIADKMRNCRALDYPAGRLKIVWVTDGSNDRTNELLTGYPEVTVLFAPERRGKTAALNRGVPLVTTPLVVFTDANTMLGPEAIREIIRPFGDSKVGCVAGEKRIVQSREQAAASTEGIYWKYESKLKEWDDRLYTAVGAAGELFAIRRELFVAMPDDTLLDDFILSMRIAMQGYRIAYCKNAYALEEASADMTEEGKRKVRIAAGGLQSIGRLAPLLNPLRYGILWWQYLSHRVLRWSVTPILLFALVPLNIALVAGGPHRIFYGTILLLQAVFYGCALQGYRLSQRKIKNKLLFVPYYFLFMNLNVLRGIAYLRRRRGQQTGAWEKAKRAA; this comes from the coding sequence ATGAAAACCATTGAGATTCTCTTTTGGATTGCCCTGGCGATCGTCTTTTATACTTATGCAGGCTACGGCATTTTCCTCTACTTGCTGGTACGGGTCAAAGAGGCGCTGTGCAAAAGAACACGCATCGAACTGCCCGAAGAGCTGCCCGAAGTGACACTGCTTATCGCCGCGTACAACGAAGAGGCGATCATCGCCGACAAGATGCGGAACTGCCGGGCGCTCGACTACCCGGCCGGCCGGCTGAAAATCGTCTGGGTGACGGACGGTTCGAACGACCGCACGAACGAATTGCTGACCGGATATCCGGAAGTCACGGTGCTGTTTGCTCCCGAACGGCGCGGCAAAACAGCCGCACTGAACCGGGGAGTTCCACTGGTCACGACACCCCTGGTCGTTTTCACCGATGCGAACACGATGCTGGGCCCGGAAGCGATCCGCGAAATCATCCGGCCCTTCGGCGATTCGAAGGTCGGCTGCGTGGCAGGCGAAAAGAGGATCGTACAGAGCCGTGAACAAGCGGCCGCATCGACCGAAGGTATCTACTGGAAATACGAATCGAAGCTCAAAGAGTGGGACGACCGCCTCTATACGGCCGTCGGAGCCGCCGGAGAGCTGTTCGCGATCCGCCGCGAACTGTTCGTAGCGATGCCGGACGATACGCTGCTCGACGATTTCATCCTCTCGATGCGCATCGCGATGCAGGGCTACCGGATCGCTTACTGCAAAAACGCTTACGCGCTCGAAGAGGCCTCGGCCGACATGACCGAAGAGGGCAAGCGCAAAGTGCGTATCGCGGCCGGAGGGCTGCAATCCATCGGCAGGCTCGCGCCGCTGCTCAACCCATTGCGCTACGGCATACTCTGGTGGCAATACCTCTCGCACCGCGTACTGCGCTGGTCGGTGACACCGATCCTGCTGTTCGCACTCGTGCCGCTGAATATCGCGCTGGTCGCCGGCGGCCCGCACCGGATTTTCTACGGTACGATCCTGCTGCTGCAAGCGGTTTTTTACGGCTGCGCACTGCAAGGTTACCGCCTCTCACAACGCAAAATCAAGAATAAGTTGCTGTTCGTCCCCTACTATTTCCTCTTTATGAACCTGAACGTGCTGCGCGGCATCGCCTATCTGCGCCGGCGACGCGGCCAGCAGACAGGCGCCTGGGAAAAAGCGAAGCGGGCTGCCTGA
- a CDS encoding methylated-DNA--[protein]-cysteine S-methyltransferase, whose product MDEMRMKQRQEPEVFYYDYATPLGMLRIEENGRGLTAVSPVKPECALCHTGAESLSGNGNGADIARCRMDETPLIRRAAAQLQEYFAGKRKVFDLPLAPEGTPFQHRVWAVLRSIPYGQTLTYGEVAARAGNPKASRAVGMANNRNPLMIIVPCHRVIGAGGKLVGYACGLDKKEFLLNLERGHSELSGRLL is encoded by the coding sequence ATGGATGAAATGAGAATGAAGCAGCGGCAGGAACCGGAAGTCTTTTATTATGACTATGCCACTCCGCTCGGCATGTTACGGATCGAAGAGAACGGTCGCGGCCTTACTGCCGTTTCGCCGGTGAAACCGGAGTGTGCCTTGTGTCACACCGGGGCCGAGTCGTTATCCGGGAATGGAAACGGTGCGGATATAGCACGGTGCCGTATGGACGAGACGCCGCTGATTCGTCGTGCCGCGGCGCAGTTGCAGGAGTATTTCGCCGGTAAACGGAAAGTATTCGACTTGCCTCTGGCCCCCGAAGGGACCCCGTTCCAGCACCGGGTTTGGGCCGTGTTGCGTTCGATTCCGTACGGACAAACGCTCACTTACGGCGAAGTGGCTGCACGGGCGGGCAATCCGAAAGCCTCGCGGGCCGTGGGTATGGCCAATAACCGCAATCCGCTGATGATTATCGTGCCGTGCCACCGGGTGATTGGCGCTGGAGGAAAATTGGTCGGGTATGCCTGCGGACTGGATAAAAAGGAGTTTCTGCTGAACCTCGAACGCGGACATTCGGAACTGTCGGGCAGGCTTTTGTGA
- a CDS encoding sigma-54-dependent transcriptional regulator: protein MAKILIIDDETQLRGLLSRIIGLEGYEVIQAENCTTGLRQLERTHPEVVLCDVKLPDGNGVEMVTRIKQAEPDCEVILLTAYGNIPDGVQAIKNGAFDYITKGDDNNKIIPLLSRAVDKARTNRRRNAATAAGSTGQGFDAIIGSSKPMRAAVELARKVAGTDTSVLLTGETGTGKEVFAQAIHRAGKRKDRTFVAVNCSAFAKDLLESELFGHTAGAFTGAAKNKKGLMEEADGGTLFLDEIGEMPVDLQAKLLRVLESGEFIKVGETKPTKVNMRVIAATNRDLPAEIAAGNFREDLYYRLSVFQIKLPSLGERPSDIDEYARHFTNVFAAKMDKPVETIEPGYLELLRRHPWRGNIRELRNVVERSMIMASDGVLRAEDLPVELQHGAPASDDSTLPLSLRAIEKQHIARMLGHTGGNKTEAARLLGIGLTTLYRKIEEYGL, encoded by the coding sequence ATGGCTAAAATCCTGATTATCGACGACGAAACCCAGCTTCGCGGACTGCTCTCCCGCATCATCGGCCTCGAAGGCTACGAGGTGATCCAGGCGGAAAACTGTACGACGGGCCTGCGCCAACTCGAACGTACGCACCCGGAAGTCGTACTGTGCGACGTAAAACTGCCCGACGGCAACGGAGTCGAGATGGTAACCCGGATCAAACAGGCCGAACCCGACTGCGAGGTGATCCTGCTGACCGCCTACGGCAATATCCCCGACGGCGTACAGGCGATCAAGAACGGCGCATTCGACTACATCACCAAAGGGGATGACAACAACAAGATCATTCCGCTGTTGAGCCGCGCGGTCGACAAGGCCCGGACGAACCGCCGCCGCAACGCCGCAACGGCCGCCGGGAGTACGGGACAAGGCTTCGATGCGATTATCGGCTCATCCAAGCCGATGCGCGCGGCAGTCGAGCTGGCCCGTAAGGTGGCCGGTACCGATACCTCGGTTTTACTTACGGGCGAAACGGGCACCGGCAAAGAGGTTTTCGCACAGGCGATCCACCGGGCCGGCAAACGAAAGGACCGGACATTCGTAGCGGTCAACTGCTCGGCATTTGCGAAAGACCTGCTCGAAAGCGAACTGTTCGGACACACGGCAGGAGCGTTTACCGGAGCGGCAAAAAATAAAAAGGGATTGATGGAAGAGGCCGACGGCGGGACGCTCTTCCTCGATGAGATCGGTGAAATGCCGGTCGACCTGCAGGCAAAACTGCTGCGGGTGCTCGAAAGCGGAGAATTCATCAAAGTAGGCGAAACGAAACCCACGAAAGTCAACATGCGCGTTATCGCCGCGACCAACCGCGACCTGCCCGCAGAGATCGCAGCGGGCAACTTCCGCGAAGACCTCTATTACCGGCTCTCCGTTTTCCAGATCAAACTGCCTTCGCTCGGCGAACGTCCGTCCGATATCGACGAGTATGCCCGCCATTTCACGAACGTCTTTGCCGCGAAGATGGACAAGCCCGTCGAAACGATCGAGCCCGGCTACCTGGAGCTCCTGCGGCGCCATCCGTGGCGCGGCAACATCCGTGAGCTGCGCAACGTGGTCGAACGCAGCATGATTATGGCTTCGGACGGTGTACTCCGGGCCGAAGACCTGCCCGTCGAACTGCAACACGGCGCTCCCGCGTCGGACGACAGCACACTGCCGCTCTCGCTGCGGGCGATCGAAAAGCAGCACATCGCCCGGATGCTGGGCCACACGGGCGGCAACAAAACCGAAGCGGCACGCCTGCTGGGCATCGGCCTGACCACCCTCTACCGCAAAATCGAGGAGTACGGTTTGTAG